A single window of Methanomassiliicoccales archaeon DNA harbors:
- a CDS encoding DUF1743 domain-containing protein, with the protein MTVIMTPDQVEERFGKLFCKGFYTLVDERNGLAQVIDECIARGPVEWDAVNRKRAGGVITNVKVDGSTLIMDAVIGEKEVNFGPASTETGGQGLKSLIVDGDEVRTTWVGLAGASIGVGACIPQGPGTVRTEYPDDLKIGGAHRVEVTIITRKMVRVVFSVDDTDTKEKGATWAMMLKAGRSCPIGRFLEHKIIQLNPKVPNKTTNCVSVGISFAVEEKDVEMLIDWITDYVRENTYSDDTTLAIFKGLKIPEELESYGLDAKRKILTKQEAMDVAARNGVQLVEITGGIGMIGAVAGIGCFDMGLKSAALIEDFDSL; encoded by the coding sequence ATGACGGTTATAATGACCCCCGACCAGGTGGAGGAGCGTTTTGGTAAGCTGTTCTGCAAGGGGTTTTACACCCTGGTTGATGAGAGGAACGGCCTGGCGCAGGTCATAGATGAGTGCATAGCCCGAGGACCCGTAGAGTGGGATGCTGTCAACAGAAAGAGAGCTGGCGGGGTCATCACGAATGTGAAGGTGGACGGTTCGACCCTCATCATGGACGCAGTTATCGGGGAGAAAGAGGTCAACTTCGGACCGGCCTCAACCGAAACTGGAGGTCAGGGACTCAAATCACTCATAGTGGACGGAGATGAGGTCAGAACCACCTGGGTTGGCCTTGCAGGAGCATCGATAGGAGTGGGCGCATGCATCCCTCAGGGCCCTGGAACGGTGAGAACTGAGTATCCGGATGATCTCAAGATCGGCGGAGCCCACAGGGTGGAGGTGACCATTATCACCAGGAAGATGGTGAGAGTTGTATTCTCGGTGGATGACACTGATACCAAGGAGAAAGGCGCTACCTGGGCAATGATGCTCAAGGCTGGTCGATCCTGCCCGATAGGTAGGTTCCTGGAGCATAAAATAATTCAGCTGAACCCAAAAGTACCGAACAAGACGACAAACTGCGTCTCGGTCGGCATCTCCTTCGCCGTGGAGGAGAAGGATGTGGAAATGTTGATCGATTGGATCACAGACTATGTCCGGGAGAACACCTACTCTGATGACACGACCTTGGCTATATTCAAGGGTCTCAAGATCCCTGAGGAATTGGAATCTTACGGGCTCGACGCCAAGAGAAAGATACTCACCAAGCAGGAAGCCATGGACGTAGCAGCCCGTAACGGCGTTCAGCTCGTGGAGATAACCGGAGGTATCGGGATGATAGGCGCGGTGGCGGGTATAGGCTGCTTTGACATGGGACTCAAGTCCGCGGCGTTGATAGAGGATTTCGACTCCCTTTGA
- the uppS gene encoding di-trans,poly-cis-decaprenylcistransferase encodes MIIRSEITQVIANTAYQTYEKRILKEVLENQIPRHVAIIMDGNRRFAREFGLAQNEGHEKGKDKLEELMEWCLELGIKVLTVYAFSTENITRDEEEVRYLMDLFEENFLKLGDDERIHKHKIKVSVLGQRDMLPDRVNQAIKYAEERTIGYDRYFYNIAVAYGSREEIVQAIKQVAQEVKDGRLAVEDINEQEFSRFLYTADFPDPDLVLRTSGEERVSNFLLWQLAYSELYFTDVYWPGFRKIDFLRAIRSYQMRRRRFGK; translated from the coding sequence ATGATTATTAGAAGCGAAATCACCCAGGTCATAGCGAATACCGCATATCAGACCTACGAGAAGAGGATCCTTAAAGAGGTTCTTGAGAACCAGATCCCAAGGCATGTCGCCATCATCATGGATGGCAATCGCCGATTCGCCAGAGAATTCGGTCTTGCCCAGAATGAGGGACATGAGAAGGGGAAGGACAAGCTAGAGGAGCTGATGGAATGGTGCCTTGAACTTGGCATCAAGGTGCTCACGGTATATGCCTTCTCAACCGAGAACATAACCCGGGATGAGGAGGAGGTCAGATACCTAATGGACCTGTTCGAGGAGAATTTCCTGAAACTGGGTGATGATGAGAGGATACACAAACACAAGATCAAGGTCAGTGTTCTGGGTCAAAGAGACATGCTACCTGATAGGGTGAACCAGGCCATCAAGTACGCTGAGGAAAGGACAATCGGCTACGATAGGTACTTCTACAATATCGCTGTGGCCTACGGGAGCAGGGAGGAGATCGTCCAGGCCATAAAGCAGGTAGCCCAGGAGGTCAAAGATGGTCGCCTTGCTGTAGAGGACATTAATGAACAGGAATTCTCAAGATTCCTCTACACCGCCGACTTTCCGGACCCCGATCTAGTTCTCAGGACATCCGGCGAGGAGAGGGTATCGAACTTCCTTCTCTGGCAGCTGGCGTACTCCGAGCTGTACTTCACTGATGTCTACTGGCCGGGTTTTCGAAAGATCGATTTCCTCAGGGCCATAAGGTCCTATCAGATGAGGCGACGCAGGTTTGGGAAGTGA
- a CDS encoding TIGR04190 family B12-binding domain/radical SAM domain protein has translation MSKYDLVLLHPPAVYDFRKRSIFYGPVSDVVPSTPIFEMYPFGFTTMANHLHKEGYKVRIANLASMMLNDRNFDVERFLKKMDSEAFGIDLHWLPHAHGSLEIAKLVKNLHPNSKVVMGGFSSTYYYEELIQYPQVDFILRGDSTEIPICDLMNSLDKGDPLERVPNLSWKDDGRSKHNPMSFVPEDLDYMDIDYGWMIKSVIRYRDMEGFKPWKNWDQNPLTVIIPVKGCSLNCVECGGSCYAMQRFLGRDRPAFRSPEKVAEDLYNIQCYLKAPTFIVGDIRMAGDKWAERLLEEAKRIGVTNHIAFELFRPAGEELFRKMDSSLEGYSLEISPDSHDENVRKMLGRNYSNQAMEVTIMKALENGCERFDLFFMIGLPGQDPDNAMASSEYCRHLFSIVGNDRRLVPYTAPLAPFLDPGSLAFENPDKYGYRVLARTLEEHRVLLTDPSWKRVLSYETIWMSRDQIAETSYDAADLLNQIRFDCGQINRDEFEGRAERTSNARDLMERLDLVLEIKDGDERESRLSQLREEGYALMESTICQKRELEWRTRGAFMNAPRVFLGLIRPKRRRA, from the coding sequence ATGTCCAAGTATGACCTGGTCCTGCTTCATCCTCCAGCGGTTTACGATTTCAGGAAACGATCAATATTCTATGGGCCTGTGAGCGATGTGGTACCCTCAACCCCCATTTTCGAGATGTACCCATTTGGATTTACGACCATGGCCAACCATCTTCATAAGGAGGGGTACAAGGTCAGGATCGCGAACCTGGCTAGCATGATGCTCAACGATCGCAACTTCGATGTCGAGCGGTTCCTCAAGAAAATGGATTCCGAGGCTTTTGGTATTGATCTCCACTGGCTACCTCATGCTCACGGTTCTTTGGAGATAGCAAAGCTTGTAAAGAACCTCCACCCGAACTCCAAAGTGGTGATGGGAGGCTTCTCCTCCACTTATTATTACGAAGAACTTATTCAATATCCCCAAGTGGATTTCATCCTGAGGGGGGACTCCACAGAGATCCCAATCTGCGACCTCATGAACTCGTTGGATAAAGGAGATCCATTGGAGAGGGTTCCCAATCTCTCTTGGAAAGATGATGGTCGAAGCAAGCATAATCCCATGTCCTTTGTTCCGGAGGACTTGGACTACATGGATATTGATTATGGCTGGATGATTAAATCTGTCATTCGATACCGTGACATGGAGGGATTCAAACCCTGGAAGAATTGGGATCAGAACCCATTGACGGTGATCATCCCCGTGAAGGGATGCTCTCTCAACTGCGTGGAGTGCGGAGGCTCCTGCTACGCCATGCAGAGATTCCTGGGAAGGGACAGACCCGCTTTCAGGAGCCCAGAGAAGGTGGCCGAGGACCTCTACAACATTCAGTGTTACCTGAAGGCCCCCACATTCATCGTTGGAGACATTAGGATGGCTGGGGACAAATGGGCTGAGAGGCTCCTAGAGGAAGCAAAGCGAATCGGGGTGACGAACCACATTGCTTTCGAGCTATTCCGTCCCGCGGGAGAGGAGCTGTTTCGCAAGATGGATAGCTCATTGGAAGGCTACTCCCTTGAGATCTCTCCTGACTCACATGACGAGAATGTGAGGAAGATGCTGGGAAGGAACTACTCCAATCAGGCCATGGAAGTCACGATCATGAAGGCTTTGGAGAACGGATGCGAGCGCTTTGATCTCTTCTTCATGATCGGTTTGCCTGGTCAGGATCCAGACAATGCGATGGCATCATCCGAGTATTGCAGGCATCTCTTCTCAATCGTGGGCAACGACAGAAGGCTTGTTCCTTACACGGCCCCACTGGCCCCCTTCCTTGACCCAGGGAGCCTCGCATTTGAGAACCCAGACAAGTATGGATATCGAGTGCTTGCCAGGACGCTAGAGGAACATCGGGTCCTTCTCACCGACCCATCGTGGAAGAGGGTCCTATCATACGAGACCATCTGGATGTCAAGGGATCAAATTGCGGAGACATCCTATGACGCTGCAGATCTCCTCAACCAGATCAGGTTCGATTGTGGTCAGATAAACCGCGATGAATTTGAGGGAAGGGCTGAGAGGACATCAAATGCCAGGGACCTCATGGAGAGACTTGACCTCGTTCTCGAGATCAAAGACGGGGATGAAAGGGAGAGCAGACTGTCTCAGCTCAGGGAAGAGGGCTATGCCCTCATGGAGTCCACTATTTGCCAGAAAAGAGAGCTTGAATGGAGGACGAGGGGAGCCTTCATGAATGCCCCAAGGGTTTTTCTTGGATTGATTCGTCCCAAGCGCCGCCGTGCCTGA
- the proC gene encoding pyrroline-5-carboxylate reductase, with protein sequence MEKRIGFIGAGNMSEALMKGIIDSGLVEPGEIIAGEIIPERRDYITQTIGVETTADNILVARSADLIVLGVKPQYLPQVLAGLRPHLNENHLVISIAAGIRIDFIESCLKPGVRVIRVMPNQPLMVGATAAGYALGTHATKEDAGTVQEILDSNGIAYGLPEHLLDAVTGLSGSGPAFVYVIIEALADGGVLAGLPRDVAISLAAQTVLGAAKSVLDTKKHPGALKDMVASPAGTTIEGLQIIESAGVRGALMEAVDAAARRSKELGEKG encoded by the coding sequence ATGGAAAAGAGGATTGGCTTCATCGGGGCCGGCAACATGTCGGAGGCGCTCATGAAGGGCATCATTGACAGTGGCCTAGTGGAACCCGGGGAGATCATTGCCGGAGAGATCATTCCGGAGCGCAGGGATTACATCACGCAGACCATTGGTGTGGAGACCACAGCAGACAATATCCTGGTGGCAAGGTCCGCCGACCTCATAGTCCTGGGGGTGAAACCTCAGTATCTCCCGCAGGTCCTTGCGGGATTGAGGCCGCACCTTAATGAGAATCATCTAGTCATATCCATAGCCGCGGGCATCAGGATCGATTTCATAGAGTCCTGTCTGAAGCCAGGAGTTAGAGTAATCAGAGTCATGCCCAACCAACCCCTGATGGTAGGAGCTACGGCTGCAGGCTACGCTTTGGGCACCCATGCCACAAAGGAAGATGCTGGGACCGTTCAGGAGATACTTGACTCCAACGGAATCGCATATGGCCTACCAGAACACCTGCTGGATGCGGTAACAGGTCTTAGCGGAAGTGGTCCTGCCTTCGTATATGTCATCATAGAAGCGTTAGCAGACGGTGGGGTGTTGGCAGGTTTGCCTCGCGATGTAGCGATCAGCCTTGCTGCCCAGACCGTTCTTGGAGCAGCGAAATCCGTTCTTGATACCAAGAAGCATCCTGGAGCGCTCAAGGACATGGTTGCCTCTCCAGCGGGCACGACCATCGAGGGCCTTCAGATCATTGAGAGCGCGGGAGTTCGAGGAGCCCTCATGGAAGCTGTTGACGCAGCTGCGAGGCGGTCAAAAGAGCTTGGCGAGAAAGGCTGA
- a CDS encoding type 1 glutamine amidotransferase — translation MAKDIAILAEDDYEDLELWYPLLRLREEGFNVTVIGVDCDVYYSKHGYEVVADAAIDEVDPNKYDGVIVPGGWAPDRLRRYPAVNDFVRKLFDNGKLVASICHGGSVLISAGILKGKRATAVMAIKDDMINAGARFIDTEVICDGNIITSRTPADLPAFMREIIKALKK, via the coding sequence ATGGCCAAGGATATTGCTATACTTGCGGAGGACGACTACGAGGATTTAGAACTCTGGTACCCGCTTCTTCGCCTCAGGGAAGAAGGCTTCAATGTGACAGTCATTGGAGTCGATTGTGATGTGTACTACAGCAAGCACGGGTACGAAGTCGTGGCGGACGCCGCCATCGACGAGGTGGACCCCAATAAGTACGATGGAGTGATAGTTCCTGGGGGATGGGCACCAGATAGGCTTCGAAGATACCCAGCTGTAAATGACTTCGTTAGGAAGTTATTCGACAATGGCAAGCTTGTGGCCTCAATATGCCACGGAGGATCAGTTCTCATCTCAGCTGGAATACTCAAAGGAAAGAGAGCTACCGCGGTTATGGCCATAAAGGATGACATGATCAATGCCGGAGCTAGGTTCATCGATACCGAGGTCATTTGTGACGGAAACATAATTACTTCCAGAACACCTGCGGACCTCCCAGCCTTCATGCGTGAGATCATCAAGGCTCTCAAGAAGTGA
- the ndhC gene encoding NAD(P)H-quinone oxidoreductase subunit 3, translating into MLVEEYLPLAIFALIAVVFPALSFWASRFFRPTKKGAMRSTTYECGEVPIGEAQIQFHVQFYIFAIIFVIFDVVIVFLMIWALVFSGLPDLAKIYMAIFLAILLVGVGYALKKEKVIWI; encoded by the coding sequence ATGCTCGTAGAGGAATATCTCCCATTGGCGATTTTTGCCCTCATTGCGGTGGTCTTCCCAGCACTCAGTTTTTGGGCATCAAGGTTCTTCAGGCCTACGAAAAAGGGAGCCATGAGGAGCACCACGTATGAGTGCGGAGAAGTGCCCATCGGAGAGGCGCAGATCCAGTTTCATGTCCAATTCTACATCTTCGCTATCATCTTCGTTATTTTCGATGTCGTGATCGTATTCTTGATGATCTGGGCTCTTGTGTTCTCCGGGCTGCCCGACCTGGCGAAGATCTATATGGCCATCTTCCTTGCGATCCTTCTCGTGGGTGTTGGCTATGCACTGAAGAAAGAGAAGGTGATTTGGATATGA